GTGAAAGCTACGGGTCACTCCGTCCAAATTAATTTCCCCAAGACGGCATCGTTTGGCGAAATGCAACTGGAATGGAAAATCCCGAAGTGGAGTAACGCGATTGAACGAGACCGAGCCCGCACGTACTTCCAAGCCTATGCGGCAGGGGCGGCCCTATACTTCTTAGATCAAGCGATAGCTGAAGTAAGAGCTGGCCATACCACGGTATGGGAACCTTTCAAAGTGCCAGAAGAGGCTATCGGCTGCGGATTCCATGAAGCTGTGCGGGGCGTGCTGTCGCATCATGTCGTCATTCGTGACGGGAAAATTGCGAACTATCACCCCTATCCTCCCACGCCCTGGAATGCCAATCCCCGGGACATTTACGGGACTCCGGGACCGTATGAAGATGCGGTGCAAGGCACACCCATTTTCGAAGAAAATGGACCGGATTCTTTCAAAGGCATAGATATTATGCGCGCTGTCCGGAGCTTTGATCCCTGTTTGCCTTGTGGCGTGCATATGTATGTGGGCAATGGCAAAACCGTTGAGGTGAATCATTCTCCCACTTATGGTGTCGGCTGTGCCCCTGGAGAGTAAAAGCTCCCAGGATTTTTCTCACGGCATCACGCTATAGCTCAGATTGAAGGGACATGAGACATATCACGGAGAAGGAGGTGCGCACATGATCCAAATGATGTTCACGCTCGCGTTTTTAGCGCTCGTGATATGGCTAGGGAAACTCATTTTGCAGTCATTACCGGATATGCAACGTTATGTGCGAATGCGCAATATGTAGCTCATGAAAACGGTTAAAGACGGAGTGAGGGGAGCGAGCCGATGGAAGCGTATCCTGACGATCTCTTTACAGAAAGGCGACGTCTACGTATTGCCGGATTTGTGCAAGGCGTGGGATTTCGACCCTTTGTCTACCGGGCAGCCCAACACTTAGGACTTACCGGCTGGATTTACAATGATAGTCAAGGGGTGTGCATTGAGGTCCAAGGGCCTTCATGGGCCCTGCAGCGTTTCCACGAACACTTGCTTTCTAAGACTCCGCCTTTAGCCCGTATTGACCACATTGAGGAAGATCCTGTCGCCATTCAAGTGGGAGAGCAGGACTTCGTCATTCAGCAAAGTGTCCAGGGAAAAGATCCCTTAGCATTGGTAAGACCGGATGCCTGTGTCTGCCCCGAATGTCTTCAAGAGATGCATAATCCTAAAGACCGCCGTTATCGCTATCCCTTTATTAATTGTACGAATTGTGGGCCCCGTTACACGATTATTCAAGGTGTTCCTTATGACCGGGCCATGACGACGATGGCAGGTTTTGTGATGTGTCCCGAATGCCAAAGGGAGTATGACGATCCTTTGGACCGCCGTTTTCATGCTCAACCGAATGCGTGTCCCCGTTGTGGTCCGCAGGTGGTCTTTGAGAGGGAACAAGAAATTTCTGGCGATCCTTTTCGACTATGGGCTGA
The Sulfobacillus thermosulfidooxidans DNA segment above includes these coding regions:
- a CDS encoding DUF6893 family small protein — encoded protein: MIQMMFTLAFLALVIWLGKLILQSLPDMQRYVRMRNM